Part of the Toxotes jaculatrix isolate fToxJac2 chromosome 1, fToxJac2.pri, whole genome shotgun sequence genome, TGAGGAGTGAAAGTTCATCTTTAAGAACTGAAGTAACGCTTGACCAGTAATGCCTGTAAATGACAGCACAAGGTTTTTGCATGTGTGGTAGCAAAATTTGAAAAGTGCAAGACTTATCTTGAGCTTAACCTTCAACTTCAACCTACcagatatatttattttgcagGAATGTGTAACTGTACAGCAACATGTCTTGAGTTATTGTGTGTCCCCTAACCTGCAGTACTCATCATCAGGGTATCTAATTTGCTAATTGTGGTTCTTTAGGTGCTGTCCCACAACCTGTGCACAGTGTTGAAGATCCCTCATGACCCTGTGGCCCTCGAGGAGCATTTTAAGGATGATGATACAGGGCCTCTGTCCAACCATGGCTACATGCCTTACCTCAATAGGTTTATTCTTGACAAGGTGGGAACAAAGATTGAAAAGATTGTAGTAGAATGGGAgagtcttgtgtttttattctagTCAACATGCCATTGTTTGCCAAAATGACAACTAGGGCTGGGTATCTTTGAGATATTTTATACTAGTGCCAATATCATGGCAATATTGACATCTGAATTTTGGTACTGCTGCCAAAACTCATTTTTTTGATACTTTTCTTCTGCCCTGACTATGCATTAATATGCGCAGCTATGCAGTGATCTATACATAATTCCAGTAAAGGTTAAAGACAGAAGTTGGCCACCAGAACAGTCTGGTcacaaactgtgaaacaatatTAGACAACAAATTCAATGATTACAAATCAGGAAAAGATAACATTCCATGAACAAGAGTTAGATCAAAGATTTTATAAAAACGGTTGTTGCAGGATTCGGGATTCATAAAAGTATAGACAAGCTGTGAAAGgggatgtatttattttaaaaatccaacAAAAGAAGTAGAACTTcacaaatattaaaacataaacacacgAGGCTGTACAATAACTTTGCATGAATAAGTTTAAATCATGAACTATCTGatcaaagaataaataaagaagatTACAAATCTGACAAGATATTTTATGCCAGTTGTCTGTACTTTACAGTTTTCAGTATGTGGTGTTATGGACACATTTGAGTCACTACTAAGAAGTAATGATGTTTGATACCGCACCCTGGTGGTACCAAAGCTCTTATTTATATTGAATATTGTGCTTTAACATGAATAGCcctcaaaggctttttttttttaaaaacttgaatTCTGAAAGAAAACCTAGACAGTTACACAACCTATAAAAATAGTAAAAACTCACCGCActaaacacacatttcttctcTGGTGAAGACTGTATGACAAAGATTAGGATGACTAATTGTGGCCTGTTTTGCTCTGCAGGAGAGGAAATGGTTATAACCACTTCTCTGTTGtaatcacagcagcagtggggTTTTGtctattatttattcattattagaTGGGTTATAGGATTGTTTATTGTGTTATGAAAGTATGTTGATAAAACAGGCTGTATCCCCTGATAGAGTTTTTGCCCTGCAGTTTAGTAAGCGCAgtgtaataaaatacaaacacatctGTTGAAGTGTTATGAAACTAACTCTCATGTCAGTTAGTGAACTGCTTGAGTTTCACTCCTTCTGCTTGGAAGCTGTTTTCTTGCCTTTCTCTTGTAGGCTCTGACTTGAATAGAAATGAGGCATTTAATTACATCAGGTTTGTGCTTCACATCCTGCAGACTCGAGGTTCTGAAAGAAGACAAACAACAGTCTCCTGCTTAGCATCTGTAAACACACTGCCCTCACTGGTGCTGACCATTGTGACTTTGACTCTGACTGAATGCTGCATTTTTATCCGCAGGTACGGGAGGATTTTGATGTACAAGAGTTTAACAAGATGTGCTGGACACTGTGTTGGAAGAAAAATATCTGCACTAAAAGTCTGCTCATCACAGAGAATGATGCTTTCAAAGTCTGGTGCATTTTCAACTTTCTGTCAGAAGACAAATATCCACTAATCATCGTCATTGAAGAGGTGAGGAAGATTCTTGCCACTGTTTtctctgagattttttttttacatcgtAGAAAAGAGTCTAAAGTTGAAGATAGATGTTTAACCATCCCTCCACCATCCCTTTAACCATTTTAAGTAAGTTAAGGTTTTTACGGTATATCTATCCATCTCCTTAGATTGAATACTTTCTGCGAAAGCTGATGGAAACCATGGGGGGTGTTTGGAGTGAGGAGAAGTTTGCAGATTACAAGTTTCACCTCAACACGAACTCCCTGACTGCCTGGGAGCTGATTGAACTGGTGGGGATGGGTTACTTCAGCAAGGGCATGAACCACCAGACCCTGTCCCTGGGCATCAGTGAAGTCTTCCAGGAACTCATATTGGATGTGCTCAAGCAGGTTAGACAGGATGCTGACCACCCCACGCATttttcacattgtgtgtgtgtgtgtgtgtataatatgcatatatatgtatatattctgTTAGACTACCATCATAATGGAAAGAATAACAATAGTATAtaatttgttgtttggtttgacAGAAATGTGCAGTTTTCCTTTGAGTGCAAAGGACATCTTCATGTAACTTTTAATAGTTACATGTTAATAGTTACATGAAGTTACATGTAACTATTCAAAGTAACATGAAGATTTAACTTTGAATAGTTTAAGTTATACAGTTATTATAATATTGgatttacagtatatatcaAAGCCAGTGTGTAAGCTGATCTCCTTATTTGGGATaattcacacattcatattattaatgataatgtAAACACATGTATGATGTGTAATTATGGATGTTTctgatgaaaaatatatttcactgAAACTACTAAGATGTTACTTACTATGTGTTACTTAATACATGGTATGTTACTGTGTTTTGAAGGGATACATGATGAAAAAGGGCCACAAAAGGAAGAACTGGACTGAACGCTGGTTTGTCCTTCAACCCAACTCGCTGTCGTACTATGTCTGTGAAGATCTcatggagaagagaggaaacatcACTCTGGACCGAAACTGCTGTGTGGAGGTTAAGCTGTGCAGTTCTGTTGTCTCTAGGATGTGTTGTTCACAACATGTAAAATTTAATGTGTCAACAAAACTGTATTGACTAAATCATTCAGAgttcctttttgtttcattcaggATTTCATTCAGAAATAGAATCACCGCAGTCGAACCCACATGGTTTTGTATATTTAGTAGGATGTGACTGAGGGTTCCATAATACTTTTCTCTCCTGCAGTCTCTGCCAGACAAAGATGGGAAGAAATGTCTGTTTATCATCAAGTGCACTGATAAAAGCTTTGAGATCAGTGCATCagataaaaagaagaagcaggaatGGATTCAAGGTATTAATGAGTCATTTTCCAATGACTCATATCATcgtctgattattttctttatcattgTCTCTAGAATTTTTGAGTGTCAGGGTTACTTATCCAACAGTGCGTCTATAGTCAGATTGCTGTGGAAGTAAATCAGTGATTCCCCTGTATCTCTGTCTTGCGGCAGCTATCCAGACATGCATCCAGCTACTGAGGCTGGGGCTGCCCTCTCCTCACCGTGAGGCCCGGCAGAGGCGCAGGGAGCTGCGGCAGAGGCAGCACACCGAGGTGGAGGACCTGGTGGTGAAGATGATGAAACTCCAGGCAGCCAAtgagaacaaacagagacagctAGAGGCCATGAAAGAGGTACTGCTCCACCTTTAACTCCTACAACTTAAAACTAACTTTGAGATGGAGGCTGTCTTACCGTTGTTCAGATGTCATACACAGGAGTCCTTTTCAAGTCATGTTGccaacacttttgtttttgtctacttccctttatttatttatttttttacatattcTGGTTTGAAATAGCCCAAATACCCATTTAATTTATATATGATGCAACATACCGTTTACAATGAAAGGGGAAGTAAAACCTGCTATGCAAATGACATTTCATATCAGTCCGAGACACCTGCATCTATTGGAGGACTAGACGTATGAGCTCACTTGTTTCAGAGTTGCAGCAGATTATTGATAGCTTCTCACTTCTCTTTTTACCCTGCcagatggctttttttttcaaaggtcAAAAACTAATGTATCTTTATAAGCCCAATTAATAATTATGTGGTCTTTATGTGGGTAATTATGTGGTCTTTATGTGGGTCTTGCTAAACACACCCTGGTGTTACTAAGTAAAATATTACATGAAAAGAGACTACAAGGAAAGAGTAAAGTTGACTGTTATTCTCATTAAATACTTACTGAACCATGTAAAACAAACCGAAGTTTCCGTCTTaggtcttgtttgttttctgaggaTTTCCCCTCGCAACCTGAGAAAACCTCCAGCCAAGCAGAGAAGTAACACCTCTTTCCTGTTTTGTGCCTTAGAAAATGGAAGAAGCTGCGGCTAAAGCAGCATTagaggagcaaaggaggaagcaGACTCAGTTAGACCTACATGATCGCTACAGACTGgacctggagagagagaaaatggtaACCACTGTGTCCAAGTCTGTCTCCCACAACTCTGTCCTGATAATGTGGGCTCATGAGTGATCCACTGCATTAGTGGAAACACATGGTCTCTGTAAAGGATCAAAAGGAAAACTGTCAAGTGTGGTAAActgaagctgtgtttttattttatttttatcttctgATGAAGTCACCATCACCCGTCTGTGGTACTGTCTTTACAGGAACCAGGCTAAGAATAGTTGAAAAATATCCCATGATGTtgagtcatttttttgtcagatgcACTGACTCTTAGTAATCATCTGAATTCTGTGACTGCACAGATAAATGTCTTTATAAAGCTAAGCTGTATTGATTGCTCAGGTGAgattgcatcactgcagcaacTTGTAAGGGGATGTAGATACTGAagatttactttttatttacagatttttgCTCAATTTAAGGAACTGACTGTATGTACAgttatgtgtaaaaaaaaaaagctctacattaaacgtgtgtgtgtgtgtgtgtgttgctcaggTGCGCCAGCAGATGGAGGAGCAGGTGGCTCAGAAGTCTAGTGAAGTGGAGCTGTACCTGCAGCGTGTCCGGGAGCTGGAGGACATGTACCACCGGCTGCAGGAAGCATTAGAGGACGAGAGGCAGGCCAAGCAGGATGAGGAGGCCATGCGAAAACTGCAAGCCaggtcactctcacacacacgcacacaatttACAGTATGTGGATAAATACTGCAAAATCAACAGATGTTTAATATAATACAAACCAGTAGACTCAATAGACTCACAGTCTTTACTAAGCTGTTAATAATTACTGATTCAGCTCATTTTTGAGGCTGCAGGTCATGGTATCTTCCCTCACTATAGATGAAGGTGGTAGACAGTGTGCAGTGAGCTGAACACTGTTCCAAAGTTGAAAACAGTAGTTGATGTTTGAAGTTTTCACCAGAAGCAGTTGTGAAACATGGAAAACAGCATGGTTCCACACATCCTGGAAAACCTTGgaactttttgtgtttttcttccactcttgtaaaaacacacataaaataagagaaatagTACAAGGCCAAAAAACATTGTGTTCTGGGGAAATAATTTTGACATTCTCATATCACATAGCTGTGAAATTAGTTATGTTGTTGCGCATACCAGGAAGAAAAAGTATCAGTGAAAGACCATACTTaaccatacatacatacattaagCTGTgcttttggtctccaccagctcctgagaaaaCATCTGACTCTGCTAAATGCTCCTTTTTGATCATCTGCTACATTGCTTTCAAACTAAATCTGTATGCTGTGTGGTTTTTAGAGCTCtttggctgaaaacagctgcctgctgcagtgaGAGCTGCTCAAAACAGAAATTTCATGGGCGGACCATTATAAAATGATCTTAAACTCAATATAAAGCTTGATAAACcagagggagctgcagattctggTGATAATTCTCATTTCACAtcgtgtgttattgtgtgtgcgGGCTGCTAATAGTAtctttaaaatctgattttcaaCCCAATTTCCATGTTATTGAATATCGTCAGATTTCaccatttttttaatattccacatactgtaaacactgataaaactgcagtctttgtttgttcttttttaaaataaaaacagactagACAGGGGTGACTCAGCGGTGCAGTAGTTAGCAATGTCGCCTCACAGCGAGAAGTTGGTGGAAGAAGTTGtggtggagtttgcatgttctccttgTGCTTGCAAAGGTTCCCCCTGGATACTCTGGCTTCTTCTTCCTCCGTGCCCCTTGCCCAAAGTCATCTGGGACTGGCTCCTCAGTGTCCTCCATCCTGAATAGAAGCCActgaagccttttttttgtttacacttttatgtaaacaaaaaaaagtgaccaAAAAAATTGAAGTatcctttctttgtgttttgtgttccctTGCAGgttgctggaggaggaggccaCAAAGAGGGCAGAGCTGGAGCAGAtgcacctgcagcagcagagaatgCTGTCTCAGACCGAAGCTGAGAAGCAAGAGCTGGTAGCTGAACAGCTGGCCAaggagagggagctggaggCAGCCATGCTGCACCTTGAGAGACTGGAGAAGGAGCGACAGGGAGCACTGGAACAGTATGAGGTCAGGTCACACATATTTACAGGGATTCATTGTTTGTCCCTTGATGAATTGTCACTTGCAGGGCATCAGAAATGGgtttattcttctttttctgtttggctGGAGGACACAGCTATACCCAACTCCACCTGACTCAGCTTGTGCTAAGTTCAGACAAAAGTCATACATTTGTACCTTTTACTTCTAATTTAAGTCTAAGTTTCCCATTCTCATTCCTTCATCACTGTAGTGTTGAACCTTAGTCAGACCTCACTGTAGCAGTATACATTTCTTAGCTGCAGTTATTGTTATTAACATCAAGACATGTTAATCAATGGGGGACAATACTGCAAAATCCTCAACTTGAGTCCACCTTAATGGGTCTGTATGAGAACTTGATTAGTTGTTGATGAATTAACTCTGGTCTCTTTTTTGAGCAAAATAAGCTTCAAGTCATTTCAGCAGTCCCGCAGTCAGCTAATAAATAGAAGCGAGAGGGACATAACAGTCAGAATAATTAAATACTAATGAATTCTTAATATATGAGCCgttatttattaataattaattaattattaattaatatgtGCATAATTATGTTAATTCAGtatctttattttcacaaaGGTGTTACGACCATTAGGTTGGTCTGAAGGAAAACGGGGGTAACTAGACATAAACTTGCTAAAGTTTTCAATCTCTTATTGTCAGTCTAATTTATCTTCAGGGAGAGACCAGGCCAAAATAACAAACCAACAACCCTAACAAGAAATAAATCCCCATTAGTGGAAACTACTAATGGGGATTTACtgctactaaaaaaaaaaagggttacaGTCCCAAACCCAGTTTGCTATCAAGCTGAGATTCACAGAGTCTGAAGAGCAGCACAGCATGTAAATACACCTTACACAATCAACTCTTACATTCACCTTAGGGGGAATACAatatccatctctctctttctttctcatatACAGGAGGTGTCGAGGAAGCTTGAACGAGCAGCTAATAAGACAAGGACTTGGAAAGACAAGGTGGCCAAACATGAGGGGCTGGTGCGGCTCATCCAGCCAGGTAGGGGGACAGGTGGTCGCTCATCAGTGGTTATTATATGAATTCACAAATTTACTGTGCTGCAGCGACAGAAGTATGTTGCTGTATGTGGTTGCTGGCTGTCAGGTGATGGTATACACCTCTAAACTAAAAGTGGGATTGTTGTGACAGTGGACTGTGCTGCAGGAGGCTGTTTCAGTCAGCATCCCCTCATCATCCCCTCTCTTTTATCCTCCAGGTCATAAAGAACCTCAGAGGATCACTAACTGGGGTCCAGCATCGGTCACTGACACTGAGCTGGAGATGAGGAAGAAGTCATGGCAGGAAAGTAAGAACCAAGGGGCTCAGCCTCAGTGAACACTCACTGTGATCGATGGATCACACATTGATCTGGAAAACTCTGACTGCAATCAACTGTGGATGTTTCAGGTCTGAAGAAGTTTGATAATGTGAACATACAGAGCCACATGatagctgaaaaaaatgctttactCATTGGATTTTGGGCTTCTTTTAAATGTACAGCTTTGATTAAACTGCATTTCACCAGTTGGTTTTATAAcaaaaaatatcacattcaaGCATCAAAGGTTTATTCTTGTCCATGGGAGTTGtagtctgacaaaataaaatcaaaataatcttaactcatggtccacttactagcttttcTCTGGTGATGATGGATCACGTGATGACATTTGAACCATTTCTATGATGAGATGTGGGTGAAAGCCCCAGGAAAAAAAGCCACAAGTGGAACTTgagttaaaattattttgtcagaaaTTCATCTTCTtcaacagcttttattttgctcatttgaatttattttgtaattttagtccatcatttctcatttcatgcGCAATGTTTTATTTAACTACCTTGCAGTTTTTTCACGTTTTGTGTTTGAGAACTGACTCACAGTGAGGTGCAGACCAGTGTCAGCTTCAATGCaagtctgttaaaaaaaaaacacatcacgaGCTCTTCTCCAGTGCACCACGCTTTATTCATTGAACATTTTCAGCTGTCTTGTCTTCACCAGGATGGTGTCTGAGGCTGTTTCCTTATTTACAATACTTTGATCAATCATGTAATCGTGTCACCATAGACAACACGAGTGCAAAACCTTACAATCATCCTTTTCTTCATTGTGTGACATTACAATCAACATTTCACAACATTCTGTACCAAAtacactttttcattttgaccAATCAATAGGTAAAAAGGTGGAATATTCTTAATACAAGTGATTAAGGTATTCTTTCAACCTGTCTTATTCAGACTATTCTTTCAAAATATCTTCAAATCAGTCATCAATTAACATGACATAACGTTTTTACAAACATACCTTCAATTTTCCAGAGATATCTGAGGCAAATGATAACGCGTCACCCTGCTGAATGAAGTGTTGTGTACTGGAGAAGaactgtgtgatttttttggtttaatttagatgtttttgtgttttgatataAACTTGTTATGATGTAAACTAGTGAAACTATGGAGTATTTTACTTAAATCCAGTAtaacagcagaaacattttcCACTCTAGCTCGGTTCATTAGCTAAAGTTGAGTGAATTGCGTCTGTTACAGTCATAACTAagatgataaaataaaacaccaacattttttatgaaagtgaATGAATGTCTTCATTTCAGACGTCCCTGCTTTTCATAGGTTGAGATTAAAAACACTAAACGTGTCTCTGAAGAATACAAGCTTTACCTCACTCTCATTATCTCAAATCCACAATCTGATCTTGATAAACAGTGTCCACCAGGTGTCACCATATGACCAGGATCCTCAGATTGTTATTAACCGAACCTCTGCGCTTCAGGCTCATGTGGCAGCTTCCAGCAGCATAACCCCACCACACTGACTAACAGTCCTCTTTTGTTTAAGAGCAAGAAAACACTCCATGGACAATAGTTTTAGGATGTTTTAGGATTTTAGGAGCCTGGGTGTATCTCCACCACTGCGTCATGATGGTGGCTTCAGCCTTTTCAGTGTGGATGGTGAGTGGACTCACCAGTATAAGATGGCTCTTAATACGAGCTGTGTTGTTGCAGGGTTCTTGTATTTTTCACCCCTGAAGGATGAGTGTTATTCTGACCACTTCAGTGGCACTCAACAACAACCTTATTTGTTCCTGAGGACATGcttcttaaataaaaaaaaaaactcatcacaGTTTTGTTGGAGATAATTTTCATCGAGTGACTGAGGTGTGTGGCTCAGAAAAATAAGGCCTCAGATACACAGACGATGGTTGTTAGAAAGAATcagtttgttgttggttttggtcttttcatgggatttatttacagtaagaAAATATAGACTATCAGCAGCCTGATCCTTTAATTCAAGGTAGCTGATAagtcatttcttatttttaaaaagcattacAGTTACCTGTAGAGATGCATCTAGCTGATGAGCATCAGCTCTGATGCTACCCGGATTAATCGGATCAGGTGTCAGCCTCAACGTGTCTGATCCACATTTAATACAGTTTCTTTGTTACATTCATTCAGTCTCAGTGATTCAGCGTTTAGAGCCACAGCCCTCCTTGACCTCATGTTACCTCGCAATGTGATatacacatttaaaatcagagaaaaacagagcaccAGTATCAGATTGATGCTCAGCATTGGCAGATAACTCTTGAAGTACTGGAATCAATatcagggagaaaaaaaagttggataAGTGCGTCCCTAGTTACCTGCCTGTTTGTATGACAGGTCTGTATGTGTTGTACAATATGACTTCATTGTTCCAGTTACCACAAAACAAGATGAATCACACTTGATGCACgtgacctgcagcagccaggtctcagttctgctgcatgtgtgtcaaaacaaatcagtttgtgCAACAAAGGACCACTGTCCTCACACGCACACCTCACATTTGTCATCAGCGCCCTcatgtttcagtgaaaaaagaGACAACGTTACAGGAACATTGTAACTGGGTGAAACTATCGACTGTGGGTACTTGTTTGTATCATGTCTGCCAGCCAGACTGCACAATGAACGTCTTTAGTTTCTGATGTAAACACTCTCAGACCACCTGAATTCGTCTGTCCTCGAGAAAGGAGCTGGAAGGAGAGAGACGGTTCAAGTTGAGTTCAGAGTTGTCAGAGCAGGAGATGAGATAAGGACCTGCATTCATACAGTGATTCAACAGTCAACACCATGCAGATCTCTTTATACCGGTGGGTTACTGATAAGATCAGTTATAGAGACGTATTGCCCAAATATCTGATCTAATACTGTAATTCAAAATGTGGTTTATCACCAAAACTGATCAAGTAATCCACATAGATTCTCTTTTTATGGACACCTTTGTTCGTGCGAGTGACAGTTCTTTAACTGGTGCACCAAGACAACATTTAACACATTACTTAACATGaagaaatatgcaaaaaaagaTTGGACTAAACAGCCATAGCTGATTTTCATTGCAGTGTTTGCCTTTAATTGTCAATCTGGTGAGTGATAAATAGATTTGCTTATAGATTGCTTCTATAAGAGGTATTTATGTTCTGGAATCTGAGAAAAATatggtgcctttttttttaggAAGACTATTCTCAGAATTGGGAGTTTCTAATCTCTGTAGCTAAATTGCACAAGCCCTCAACATTCCAAAAATAAGGATATCTCTAGCTGTCTCACCCTCACCCCATGTGTTCGAAAAGTCCCCTAATGCCCATAACCAATGCATCTGATTCCTGTCCAAAATATCCTCATGGAACTTAAACAGGAACATTTTTCTGGGATTGTCTGGTGGTGAAAAAATGTCTGGCAGATGCCTGTTTTCTGGGTTAGATGACTTCCCACAGTGACCTCACCGCCCTGAGCATTTCGCATGGTTGAATGGACTCTGGGTTTAGCTGCACAGAAACTGAGTGGGGGGGTCACTTAACACTGGCAAGTGAAAAACATCACAACCTCAGATAAACAACTCTTAAGTGGGTCAAGGAAACAAACACCAACGCAAACTTTGGACCTCCCCACCTATCATCCCTTCAAGCTGTAAATCAAATGTCTAATTGTGCTTTTCTGTTCACGGATGAGTGGGCGGTGTCCGGATAAGATCATCTGGAGCTTAGCTGATTCATGCATTTGATAATCTCCCAACTAGACCCCCATGTGCTGCAGGCAGCTGACATCATCCTGATTTCTAGGGTGGGACTCGATGATGAGCATCGAACCAGTGAGATCAGCGTTTGGAGTTGTTGCGATGAATTTTGGAACAGGTGCCATGCTGAGGGCCCTGCAGGGCTCTCAGGAAAAGCAAACCCCTCAGCAGCGGTTAAATCAAGTTTGGTCACATTGCAGAAGCAGCACCCAGGAAATGGAAATTGCCACACAGCCTGCATTCATAGCAACTGCAGGGCTACATGGATAACAGGATTTGAAGCTCCAATGAAATAAATCAGTATCATCTGATAGTGGAGTGTTTCTGGGGCCTGCAGAATGGCTGGTCTGCTTATTTTTCAAGCTGTTTTCTCTGACAAGAGGCAGCTGCGACTGTATGTGAagccattattattattctcctcttttatttttcttccgtcgttttgtcggctaatttgatcccctgaacgtgctcaaaaagtcaccaaactttgcccaaaattgtcccccgaCGAAAATTCTTGTCTGACACTGTCCGTGCGACCGGCCATGgccaaatggctctgcagcgccccctagagtgtgaaaatattcaccatAAGACCTACAGACTTGAAAATTGGTACATAGATGCATCACGTCGAGACGAGAAGAAAACCTCTTCTAGAAAAATTCCACGATGTAcaggaagttggccattttggaaagactgcACCATTTTTCCTTTTGAACTCGCCAGGCTGTGACAAACTCCTCCAAGGGAAATTGTCCGATTGTGCTGAattttggtcagattgctcagaaggcattagggacaaaaagttatcaaatgttttcatcGGGGTTACATGGTCTGCCCGTGGCACCGCCATGAaaatgacccttcgccaacacacaggaaatggatgtatttgtggctgtatctcacacatacttcatccaatatggatgaaaaaaaatcaggcatgatgagcatgtgattctgaacagattgatatgctgATATGATGATATTGTCATAGGGCCACCTAATGGCggtgattcctttttttttcgtTAATTAACTAGGGAACTCATCAGATGAGGCTGAAATCTTGTCATGTTGTTCTAAAGTCAATATTGTCCAAAAGTGATCAAAAGCTTATCTTTAAGttacattttttgacgccttacggccgtatgacgttttttatgacattttgaggtaaaaaaa contains:
- the swap70a gene encoding switch-associated protein 70, with amino-acid sequence MWLREELLKAIWHAFTALDVDHRGKVSKSQLKVLSHNLCTVLKIPHDPVALEEHFKDDDTGPLSNHGYMPYLNRFILDKVREDFDVQEFNKMCWTLCWKKNICTKSLLITENDAFKVWCIFNFLSEDKYPLIIVIEEIEYFLRKLMETMGGVWSEEKFADYKFHLNTNSLTAWELIELVGMGYFSKGMNHQTLSLGISEVFQELILDVLKQGYMMKKGHKRKNWTERWFVLQPNSLSYYVCEDLMEKRGNITLDRNCCVESLPDKDGKKCLFIIKCTDKSFEISASDKKKKQEWIQAIQTCIQLLRLGLPSPHREARQRRRELRQRQHTEVEDLVVKMMKLQAANENKQRQLEAMKEKMEEAAAKAALEEQRRKQTQLDLHDRYRLDLEREKMVRQQMEEQVAQKSSEVELYLQRVRELEDMYHRLQEALEDERQAKQDEEAMRKLQARLLEEEATKRAELEQMHLQQQRMLSQTEAEKQELVAEQLAKERELEAAMLHLERLEKERQGALEQYEEVSRKLERAANKTRTWKDKVAKHEGLVRLIQPGHKEPQRITNWGPASVTDTELEMRKKSWQESKNQGAQPQ